In a genomic window of Alteromonas gilva:
- a CDS encoding queuosine precursor transporter — MTSSLNRVTDTTTRHFRFFDFMLAATCILIVCSNIIGAGKVAEVAGFTFGAGVIFFPLSYVLGDVLTEVYGYQRARRAIWAGFFAAAFAAFMAWFITAMPPAAGWNQDVGGISRQESFAMNFGQAPRIVLASVLAIWLGEFTNAFVMARMKVRSQGKALYQRTIGSTIVGQAVDSVVFYPVAFWGIWSTELIVTVALTNYGLKVLWEVVLTPVTYKVIAVLKKAEGVDVYDEHTNFTPFSLK; from the coding sequence ATGACATCGTCACTCAACCGGGTTACCGACACCACCACCCGACATTTTCGCTTTTTTGATTTCATGTTAGCTGCGACCTGTATATTGATTGTTTGTTCAAATATTATTGGCGCTGGTAAAGTTGCAGAAGTTGCCGGATTCACCTTTGGTGCCGGCGTGATATTTTTTCCGCTCTCTTACGTACTCGGTGACGTTCTCACCGAAGTGTATGGCTATCAGCGTGCCCGCAGAGCTATTTGGGCCGGTTTTTTTGCCGCAGCCTTTGCGGCATTTATGGCCTGGTTTATTACCGCAATGCCACCCGCCGCCGGCTGGAATCAGGATGTGGGTGGTATTAGCCGTCAGGAAAGTTTCGCCATGAACTTCGGCCAAGCACCGCGTATTGTACTGGCCTCGGTACTGGCCATTTGGCTGGGCGAGTTCACCAACGCCTTTGTCATGGCCCGCATGAAAGTGCGAAGCCAGGGAAAAGCGTTGTATCAGCGTACCATTGGATCCACCATCGTGGGCCAGGCGGTAGACTCAGTGGTGTTTTACCCTGTGGCATTCTGGGGCATCTGGAGTACCGAGTTGATTGTTACCGTCGCGCTTACCAACTATGGCTTAAAAGTACTCTGGGAAGTTGTTTTAACACCGGTTACTTATAAAGTAATTGCCGTCCTCAAAAAGGCCGAAGGCGTTGACGTGTACGACGAGCACACTAACTTTACGCCTTTCTCTTTAAAATAA